One Bacteroidota bacterium DNA segment encodes these proteins:
- a CDS encoding serine hydrolase domain-containing protein yields the protein MTITKASSLLLLLSLSSCSLFNGRQLEKLPLTNGPNSLDTVQAMAVFERAQYYPNGTQLSLCMITGDSENYVGIERRNDSLVYVENRDSIFEIGSITKTFTGTMLAKLVLDGTLSLNDPIAKFLPIALHQSLLNGKEPTLVELADHTSGLPFEPTNVRNDEKYPFDQYAPYRSYTKDRLYDYLEHQLVLQSTPGEQRLYSNLGAGLLGHILTLVSGKSYEQLLFETVCAPLDMRDTFVEPASGRMRRMIRGRYPTGDPLPFSSGDCGVLTGCGGIKSTARDLVKYLKMNMTDTTYFYLAQKPTKQFDEHFSGALGWAPYSERGKVHQGAFGATPGYTCGVIFERKMHVGVVVLSNVSPYLGEKKGEVEGLCRALYDPLTNGK from the coding sequence ATGACAATCACAAAAGCCTCATCTCTTCTCCTCCTCTTGTCGCTGTCATCCTGTTCGTTGTTCAACGGCAGACAGCTCGAGAAGCTCCCTCTTACTAACGGTCCGAACTCCCTCGACACGGTTCAGGCGATGGCGGTGTTCGAGCGGGCTCAGTATTATCCGAACGGGACCCAGCTTTCTCTGTGCATGATCACCGGGGATTCGGAAAACTACGTCGGCATTGAGCGGCGCAACGACTCGCTGGTCTATGTCGAGAACCGCGATAGCATCTTCGAGATCGGGTCGATCACGAAGACCTTCACTGGCACGATGCTCGCAAAGCTCGTCCTTGACGGGACACTCAGCCTGAATGATCCGATAGCGAAGTTTCTTCCAATCGCGCTGCACCAGAGTTTGCTGAACGGAAAGGAACCGACCCTGGTCGAGCTTGCAGATCATACCTCGGGACTCCCGTTCGAACCGACGAACGTGAGGAACGACGAGAAATATCCGTTCGACCAATACGCTCCGTACAGATCCTATACCAAAGACCGGCTCTATGATTATTTAGAGCATCAATTGGTCTTGCAGTCCACTCCCGGCGAGCAGCGATTATATTCCAACCTGGGAGCGGGATTGTTAGGCCACATCCTGACGTTGGTCTCGGGAAAATCGTACGAACAACTTTTATTCGAGACAGTTTGCGCCCCCTTGGACATGCGGGATACATTCGTTGAGCCTGCTTCCGGCCGGATGCGTCGCATGATCCGGGGGAGATATCCGACCGGCGATCCGCTTCCGTTTAGCAGCGGCGATTGCGGTGTCCTCACCGGTTGCGGCGGGATAAAATCGACGGCGAGGGACCTCGTGAAATATCTGAAGATGAACATGACCGACACGACGTATTTCTATCTCGCTCAGAAGCCGACAAAACAATTCGACGAACATTTTTCCGGGGCGCTCGGCTGGGCCCCCTACAGTGAACGGGGGAAGGTTCATCAGGGAGCGTTCGGTGCGACTCCGGGTTATACGTGCGGAGTGATCTTTGAACGAAAAATGCACGTCGGTGTTGTTGTCCTTAGCAATGTTTCCCCTTATCTTGGAGAAAAAAAGGGGGAAGTTGAAGGACTATGCCGCGCACTGTATGACCCGTTGACAAATGGCAAATGA